A DNA window from Doryrhamphus excisus isolate RoL2022-K1 chromosome 2, RoL_Dexc_1.0, whole genome shotgun sequence contains the following coding sequences:
- the esm1 gene encoding endothelial cell-specific molecule 1 isoform X1: MRLTSTRVPLLRCFFSPQPPSISLPPFHAMSLLLLAVLSSLLVHGAQSWGSSVKYAVNCPDRCNVELCGPTHGCTRTVLDDCGCCRVCAAGRGEHCYRTVSGMHGVKCGPGLFCEFYKDEDDYGDEYGVCRDCHYGTYGVECRKTCSCKGGLCDRETGACLTLRFFAKLAGKLKTEPQAEGDVGSGEVQDSDQAAVDQSSAPKWLNPR, from the exons ATGAGGCTCACTTCCACTCGAGTCCCCCTCCTGAGGTGCTTCTTCTCGCCGCAGCCCCCCTCCATCTCTCTCCCACCTTTCCACGCCATGTCTCTCCTGCTGCTCGCGGTGCTGTCCTCGCTCCTGGTCCACGGCGCCCAGTCGTGGGGCTCCAGCGTCAAGTACGCCGTCAACTGTCCGGACAGGTGCAACGTGGAGCTGTGCGGGCCCACGCACGGCTGCACGCGCACGGTGCTGGACGACTGCGGCTGTTGCCGGGTGTGCGCGGCCGGCCGAGGGGAGCACTGTTACCGCACCGTGTCCGGCATGCACGGCGTCAAGTGTGGACCGGGTCTCTTCTGTGAGTTCTACAAGGACGAGGACGACTATGGGGACGAATACGGCGTGTGCAGAG ATTGCCACTACGGGACTTACGGTGTGGAGTGCCGCAAGACATGCAGCTGCAAAGGGGGCCTGTGCGACAGGGAGACGGGCGCTTGTCTCACCCTCCGATTCTTTGCCAAACTTGCCGGCAAGCTCAAAACGGAGCCTCAAGCAG AAGGAGATGTCGGCTCGGGAGAGGTTCAGGACTCGGATCAAGCGGCAGTGGATCAATCCAGCGCTCCTAAGTGGCTCAACCCTCGCTGA
- the esm1 gene encoding endothelial cell-specific molecule 1 isoform X2 produces the protein MWSNVEPPSISLPPFHAMSLLLLAVLSSLLVHGAQSWGSSVKYAVNCPDRCNVELCGPTHGCTRTVLDDCGCCRVCAAGRGEHCYRTVSGMHGVKCGPGLFCEFYKDEDDYGDEYGVCRDCHYGTYGVECRKTCSCKGGLCDRETGACLTLRFFAKLAGKLKTEPQAEGDVGSGEVQDSDQAAVDQSSAPKWLNPR, from the exons atgtggagtaatgtggag CCCCCCTCCATCTCTCTCCCACCTTTCCACGCCATGTCTCTCCTGCTGCTCGCGGTGCTGTCCTCGCTCCTGGTCCACGGCGCCCAGTCGTGGGGCTCCAGCGTCAAGTACGCCGTCAACTGTCCGGACAGGTGCAACGTGGAGCTGTGCGGGCCCACGCACGGCTGCACGCGCACGGTGCTGGACGACTGCGGCTGTTGCCGGGTGTGCGCGGCCGGCCGAGGGGAGCACTGTTACCGCACCGTGTCCGGCATGCACGGCGTCAAGTGTGGACCGGGTCTCTTCTGTGAGTTCTACAAGGACGAGGACGACTATGGGGACGAATACGGCGTGTGCAGAG ATTGCCACTACGGGACTTACGGTGTGGAGTGCCGCAAGACATGCAGCTGCAAAGGGGGCCTGTGCGACAGGGAGACGGGCGCTTGTCTCACCCTCCGATTCTTTGCCAAACTTGCCGGCAAGCTCAAAACGGAGCCTCAAGCAG AAGGAGATGTCGGCTCGGGAGAGGTTCAGGACTCGGATCAAGCGGCAGTGGATCAATCCAGCGCTCCTAAGTGGCTCAACCCTCGCTGA